In a genomic window of Coprococcus eutactus:
- a CDS encoding PspA/IM30 family protein, with the protein MGILKRFKDIMSSNINALLDKAEDPEKMIDQYLRDLQEDLRKVKSETATVMAEEQRCKRQLDECDAEIAKMQTYAEKALVAGNEGDAMKFLEKKNQLTQKQVALQQAYDAAAANAAKMRQMHDKLTKDVGDLNARKETIKAKVQVAKTQERMNKMMGGIGDSSASMDAFARMEAKADAMLDKANAMSELNSSAADSVDDLASKYDAAPNADVQDELAALKAKMGLQ; encoded by the coding sequence ATGGGAATTTTAAAGAGATTTAAGGACATCATGTCATCAAACATCAATGCACTTCTTGACAAGGCTGAGGATCCAGAGAAGATGATCGATCAGTATCTTAGAGACCTTCAGGAGGATCTCAGAAAGGTTAAGTCAGAGACAGCAACAGTTATGGCAGAGGAGCAGAGATGCAAGAGACAGTTAGATGAGTGTGATGCTGAGATAGCTAAGATGCAGACATATGCAGAGAAGGCACTTGTTGCCGGCAACGAGGGAGACGCAATGAAGTTCCTCGAGAAGAAGAACCAGCTCACACAGAAACAGGTAGCTCTCCAGCAGGCATATGACGCAGCCGCAGCAAACGCAGCAAAGATGAGACAGATGCATGACAAGCTCACAAAGGATGTCGGTGATCTGAATGCAAGAAAAGAGACAATCAAGGCTAAGGTTCAGGTTGCTAAGACTCAGGAGCGTATGAACAAGATGATGGGCGGTATCGGCGATTCATCAGCTTCTATGGATGCATTTGCAAGAATGGAAGCAAAGGCAGACGCAATGCTTGACAAGGCAAACGCCATGAGCGAGCTTAACTCATCAGCTGCAGATTCAGTTGATGATCTTGCAAGCAAGTACGATGCAGCACCTAATGCTGATGTACAGGATGAGCTTGCAGCACTTAAGGCAAAGATGGGATTACAGTAA
- a CDS encoding gamma-glutamyl-gamma-aminobutyrate hydrolase family protein (Members of this family of hydrolases with an active site Cys residue belong to MEROPS family C26.) has protein sequence MLRALITQREGHNMYGKSTDVLEAAYVEFYESMGIRLLPVSNFTKDFDAVVDQQFDLLIVTGGGTLHPRHYLEPHNAELQPRRDAMEEQLIMYCVHNNIPVIGVCRGMQHINALFGGKISYSARFKVPRPRGVDHLARIVNTDRYVKINNFHSDCVYLENMSTMFYPIVVDEENESVEAFVSPAMSILAFQWHPERIFESEEGRLFSRHLIQDFLGIPRDDAKPAID, from the coding sequence ATGCTGCGCGCACTTATAACACAGAGAGAAGGACATAACATGTATGGCAAATCCACGGATGTTCTGGAGGCTGCATATGTTGAATTCTATGAGAGTATGGGGATAAGGCTTCTGCCAGTATCCAACTTTACGAAGGATTTTGATGCGGTGGTAGACCAGCAGTTTGATCTGCTGATAGTGACCGGGGGCGGAACCCTGCATCCGAGACATTACCTAGAACCGCATAATGCGGAACTGCAGCCAAGACGTGACGCCATGGAGGAACAGCTCATAATGTACTGTGTTCACAACAACATACCGGTGATAGGTGTGTGCAGGGGGATGCAGCATATAAATGCGCTGTTTGGCGGAAAGATATCTTATTCAGCAAGATTTAAAGTCCCGAGACCTAGAGGGGTGGATCATCTGGCTCGGATAGTCAATACGGACAGATATGTCAAGATAAATAATTTCCATAGCGACTGTGTGTATCTTGAGAATATGTCGACTATGTTTTATCCGATAGTGGTCGACGAAGAAAATGAATCTGTGGAGGCTTTCGTGTCACCAGCAATGAGCATACTTGCATTTCAGTGGCATCCGGAGCGTATTTTTGAGAGTGAGGAGGGTAGACTCTTTTCGAGACACCTCATACAGGATTTCCTTGGAATCCCAAGGGATGATGCAAAGCCTGCCATCGATTGA
- a CDS encoding PEP-utilizing enzyme produces MTGEITSKADVLKNLYGKLKYSRIEKMRIVTGGEFERDPYSMAKDIGGEFGAGKIVVRSSSSNEDGMNTSNAGHYESVLGVDPGNPEEVMRAIREVLESYKCDLDDVTDEQVLIQTQVESISYSGVIFSRELKKNRPYYAITYDEDSTDAVTSGRGGKTVYILRNAHEDSLPEHWHALIRAMRELEGVFSDYPIDVEFAVDEKNAVIIFQVRPLAASIRAEKCSISDEEIFAAADRACQKYREIGDLLGEKNTILSDMAFWNPAEMIGENPHPLDYSLYREIITSSAWNQGLSYIGYKEVDGDLMYKLGNKPYISLRKSFLGLMPDDVDDRLEKKLLEYYNRKLIADPTAHDKIEFEIAFSEYDFATEDKLRKLETQGFTREEIQDLSDSLFNLTNNAICNFNRNRMKDLRALNGLRVHRENTRSNWLMAHNDVITLLQFFVQLIESIKHYGTPKFARQARLAFISKAISRSLVYRGLFTDKDIDDFMMSIYTVASEYDSDFQDLVDGRITRVTFDEKYGHLRSGTYDITCDTYAHREFDLSKGSAVARKQRQTIEQLKHTSLDMVKMLDALEDIGFYVELKEFVDFLRDSMEEREYFKFEFTKTLSLAIDILIDIGDKLGIAKEDMAYLEVTDIQLAVSQPAGEIKKNWLRIIEKNKKAFETDSMLIFPDVVYSPGQLGCIEVWEARPNFITSECVTGEVVLLENYENEDHEDIADVAGKIVVLPKADPGYDWIFAKGIKGFITKYGGVASHMAIRCAEFNIPAAIGCGDCIYSFVEKQICITLDCAKGKIMEGE; encoded by the coding sequence ATGACTGGCGAGATTACTTCAAAAGCGGATGTACTTAAGAATCTGTATGGAAAACTGAAATATTCAAGAATAGAGAAAATGAGGATCGTGACTGGCGGAGAGTTTGAGAGGGATCCGTATAGCATGGCGAAGGATATAGGTGGGGAATTTGGAGCTGGAAAGATCGTGGTGAGAAGTTCGTCTTCCAACGAAGATGGCATGAACACCTCAAATGCCGGGCATTACGAGAGCGTTCTCGGCGTTGATCCGGGAAATCCCGAGGAGGTTATGAGGGCTATCAGAGAGGTGCTTGAATCATACAAATGCGACCTCGATGATGTCACAGATGAGCAGGTGCTTATACAGACTCAGGTCGAAAGTATAAGTTACAGCGGAGTTATATTTTCCAGGGAGCTGAAGAAGAACAGACCGTATTATGCGATAACATACGATGAGGATTCCACAGATGCGGTCACAAGCGGCCGCGGAGGGAAGACAGTATATATATTAAGAAATGCACATGAGGACAGTCTGCCGGAGCACTGGCATGCACTCATAAGGGCGATGAGAGAGCTTGAGGGTGTATTTTCAGATTATCCTATCGACGTTGAATTTGCCGTGGATGAGAAGAATGCTGTGATTATATTTCAGGTGAGACCGCTGGCGGCCAGCATCAGAGCAGAGAAATGTTCCATTTCTGACGAGGAGATATTTGCTGCGGCGGACAGGGCATGCCAAAAATACAGGGAGATAGGCGACCTGCTTGGTGAAAAGAATACGATACTTTCAGATATGGCATTTTGGAATCCGGCTGAGATGATAGGAGAAAATCCGCACCCACTTGACTATTCGCTCTACAGGGAGATCATAACATCCTCCGCGTGGAATCAGGGGCTGAGTTACATAGGGTATAAGGAAGTTGACGGGGATCTTATGTACAAGCTTGGCAACAAGCCGTATATATCGCTTAGAAAGTCATTCCTTGGGCTTATGCCTGATGATGTGGATGACAGGCTGGAGAAAAAACTTCTGGAGTATTACAACAGAAAGCTTATAGCGGATCCGACTGCTCACGACAAGATAGAGTTTGAGATTGCATTTTCAGAGTATGATTTTGCAACGGAGGACAAACTTAGGAAGCTGGAAACACAGGGCTTCACCCGCGAGGAGATACAGGATCTCTCGGACTCTCTGTTTAATCTCACCAACAATGCGATATGCAATTTCAACCGGAACAGGATGAAGGATCTTCGGGCATTAAATGGCCTCAGGGTTCACCGGGAAAATACCAGAAGCAACTGGCTAATGGCACACAATGATGTCATAACACTGCTGCAGTTTTTCGTCCAGCTCATAGAGAGCATCAAGCACTATGGCACACCCAAATTTGCAAGGCAGGCAAGGCTTGCGTTTATCTCAAAGGCTATAAGCAGGTCACTTGTGTATCGTGGATTGTTTACGGACAAGGATATAGATGATTTCATGATGTCAATTTACACAGTGGCATCAGAGTACGATTCTGATTTTCAAGATCTTGTCGATGGACGGATAACCAGGGTGACATTTGACGAAAAATACGGTCATCTGAGATCCGGAACATATGATATAACATGTGATACCTATGCCCACCGCGAGTTCGATCTGTCAAAAGGAAGCGCAGTGGCAAGAAAACAGAGGCAGACAATAGAACAGCTTAAGCATACGTCCCTGGATATGGTAAAGATGCTGGATGCCCTAGAAGATATAGGCTTTTACGTGGAACTTAAAGAATTTGTTGATTTCCTACGCGACTCGATGGAGGAGAGAGAGTATTTCAAATTTGAGTTTACGAAGACACTCAGCCTTGCTATAGACATACTCATAGACATAGGGGATAAGCTTGGAATAGCCAAGGAGGATATGGCTTATCTGGAAGTTACGGATATACAGCTCGCCGTGAGCCAGCCGGCCGGTGAGATAAAGAAAAACTGGCTGAGGATAATAGAGAAGAATAAGAAAGCATTTGAGACAGATTCCATGCTGATATTCCCGGATGTTGTGTACAGCCCGGGGCAGCTTGGATGTATAGAAGTCTGGGAGGCAAGACCGAATTTTATCACCTCAGAATGTGTGACCGGTGAGGTGGTACTTCTTGAGAATTATGAAAATGAAGATCATGAGGATATTGCAGATGTGGCTGGGAAAATAGTGGTTCTCCCAAAAGCAGATCCAGGCTATGACTGGATATTTGCAAAGGGGATAAAAGGATTTATAACCAAGTACGGCGGTGTGGCGTCGCATATGGCGATAAGGTGTGCAGAATTTAACATTCCTGCCGCGATAGGATGTGGCGACTGCATATACAGTTTTGTAGAAAAGCAGATCTGTATAACACTTGACTGTGCAAAGGGGAAGATAATGGAAGGAGAATGA
- a CDS encoding nitroreductase family protein, translated as MDAIECIKTRRSVRKFTDEKVPVDVVKDIVELASYSPSWKNTQVIRYILVEDEAVIAKIAAEGVMDFPLNQKTVSRSKQLMVITKKDGICGYEKNGEASTSKGSGWEMFDAGIATQTFCLAAHAKGVGTVILGIFDDAKVGEIVGIPDGQTVATVVAMGYPAFAPEMPPRKSVDDLFTVR; from the coding sequence ATGGACGCAATTGAATGTATTAAGACGAGAAGAAGTGTGAGAAAATTTACAGATGAGAAGGTGCCGGTTGACGTTGTCAAAGACATAGTTGAGCTTGCATCCTACTCTCCATCATGGAAGAATACACAGGTGATCAGGTATATTCTTGTTGAGGACGAAGCTGTGATCGCCAAGATCGCTGCCGAGGGAGTCATGGACTTCCCGTTGAATCAGAAAACGGTCAGCAGGTCAAAACAGCTCATGGTCATAACAAAGAAGGACGGCATATGTGGATATGAGAAGAACGGAGAGGCCAGCACGAGCAAGGGAAGCGGCTGGGAAATGTTCGATGCCGGTATTGCAACACAGACATTTTGCCTTGCTGCTCATGCAAAAGGTGTTGGAACTGTTATCCTTGGAATATTTGATGATGCCAAGGTTGGAGAGATAGTTGGAATACCTGATGGGCAGACAGTGGCTACAGTTGTAGCCATGGGTTATCCTGCATTTGCACCGGAGATGCCTCCGAGGAAGTCAGTGGATGATCTGTTCACAGTAAGATAA
- a CDS encoding nucleoside kinase, with product MVKKSLDKGVSSLKETSKEWARKVGIDSVEKLNAMIDSGRGMELVLVCEVMQSNSIYEIARRIAAEKRRIILISGPSSAGKTTFSHRLGIQLMALGLSPHAIAADNYFVNREDNPKDENGNYDFECIEAMDLEKLNTDMCKLLSGERIELPVFNFRTGKREYRGNHLQIADSDVLIMEGIHSLNPAMTYALDEADKYKIYISPLNQLYVDGGDEQQVKVSTMDGRLLRRMVRDHRTRGNDVEKTLSMWKSVRKGEETHIFPYENEADAMFNSGLIYEYTAVGRSAKPLLQAVSSDSEYYEEAQRLLRFVDMFRDIDLEYIPADSILREFVGGGCFDI from the coding sequence ATGGTCAAAAAAAGTCTGGATAAGGGTGTATCATCCCTGAAAGAAACTTCGAAGGAATGGGCGAGAAAGGTCGGCATTGACTCAGTTGAGAAACTGAATGCGATGATAGATTCAGGGCGCGGAATGGAACTGGTGCTGGTGTGTGAGGTGATGCAGAGCAACAGTATCTATGAGATCGCCAGAAGAATTGCTGCTGAAAAAAGAAGAATAATATTGATATCGGGACCAAGCTCTGCTGGCAAGACTACATTTTCCCACAGGCTGGGTATACAGCTTATGGCGTTGGGATTGAGCCCCCACGCCATCGCGGCGGACAATTATTTTGTCAACAGAGAGGATAATCCGAAGGACGAGAATGGCAACTATGACTTTGAGTGCATAGAGGCGATGGATCTTGAAAAGCTAAACACAGATATGTGCAAGCTGCTCTCCGGTGAGAGGATAGAACTGCCGGTGTTCAACTTCAGAACAGGAAAGAGAGAGTATCGCGGAAATCATCTTCAGATTGCAGATTCGGATGTGTTGATAATGGAGGGCATACATTCTCTCAATCCGGCGATGACATATGCGCTGGATGAAGCTGATAAGTACAAGATATACATAAGTCCGTTGAACCAGCTGTATGTGGACGGCGGTGACGAGCAGCAGGTAAAAGTATCCACTATGGACGGCAGACTTCTCAGGAGAATGGTCCGCGACCACAGAACACGAGGAAATGATGTGGAGAAAACCCTGTCGATGTGGAAGTCGGTAAGAAAGGGCGAGGAGACACATATCTTTCCGTATGAGAATGAAGCTGATGCGATGTTCAATTCGGGACTTATTTATGAGTACACTGCGGTCGGAAGGTCTGCAAAGCCACTTCTGCAAGCTGTTTCATCTGACTCGGAATACTATGAAGAGGCTCAGCGGCTCCTGAGATTTGTGGATATGTTCAGAGATATAGATCTAGAGTATATCCCCGCAGACTCAATACTCAGAGAGTTTGTAGGCGGAGGTTGCTTTGACATCTGA
- a CDS encoding tRNA (adenine(22)-N(1))-methyltransferase — MKWRMGQPELKAGSANIMADDTNKKNIELSLRMQTVADMVQPGGRVCDIGCDHAFVSIYLVANGIADHVIASDVRTGPCAIARENIARWGMDDRIDLRLGDGLDTVKPGETDSIIIAGMGGILITDILSAGKTVVDTAKQLVLQPQSELEHVRRYIHEQGWFITDEKMLVDAGKYYVVMSVDVGESSRNEEKTNDMVRAGNDRNGMDATGNDIAGIARSENDRFAHNSDLQEIYFKYGRRLLESHSAVLKDYLEDRSRSLVNIISGLEHAKTDNARKRCLELRHEQECIERALELI, encoded by the coding sequence ATGAAATGGAGAATGGGCCAGCCGGAATTGAAGGCTGGCTCTGCGAATATAATGGCGGATGATACAAATAAAAAGAATATAGAGCTGTCACTCAGAATGCAGACCGTTGCGGATATGGTGCAGCCCGGCGGACGCGTGTGTGACATAGGTTGCGACCATGCATTTGTGTCCATATACCTTGTGGCAAATGGCATTGCTGATCATGTCATAGCGTCTGATGTAAGGACGGGTCCATGCGCGATAGCAAGGGAAAATATAGCAAGATGGGGTATGGATGACAGGATAGACCTGAGGCTCGGCGATGGACTTGACACGGTAAAGCCAGGGGAGACAGATTCGATAATAATAGCCGGCATGGGCGGAATACTAATAACTGATATACTAAGTGCCGGAAAAACGGTTGTGGACACCGCAAAACAGCTCGTGCTGCAGCCCCAGTCGGAGCTTGAACATGTCAGAAGATATATACATGAACAGGGATGGTTCATAACCGATGAGAAGATGCTTGTGGATGCAGGCAAATATTATGTTGTCATGAGCGTTGATGTGGGCGAATCTTCGAGGAATGAAGAAAAAACAAATGACATGGTCAGGGCCGGGAATGACAGGAATGGAATGGATGCAACCGGTAATGACATAGCCGGTATAGCCAGATCTGAAAATGATAGATTCGCACATAATTCTGACTTGCAGGAAATATATTTCAAGTATGGACGCAGACTTCTGGAAAGCCACAGCGCTGTTTTGAAGGATTATCTGGAGGACAGAAGTCGATCTCTTGTCAATATCATATCCGGACTTGAACATGCGAAAACGGATAATGCGAGAAAGCGATGCCTGGAGCTGCGCCATGAACAGGAGTGTATAGAGCGGGCTCTTGAGTTAATATGA